The following proteins are encoded in a genomic region of Chloroflexota bacterium:
- a CDS encoding DNA-directed RNA polymerase subunit beta, translated as MSNGSLSSTVPTKSYARIPTVHPLPTLIEVQLDSFEWFRREGLRELFDEISPITSFNKNLELSFLDYRFEEPKYSETECRVRDMTFAAPLWVKVRLVNKETGEVQEQDVFMGDFPLMTKNGTFVINGAERVVVSQLIRSPGVYFQADEDRASGRQLATAKLIPSRGAWLEFETSKRDVLSVKVDRKRKIPATVLLRAVGFGSNEELLAQFTEVDTGPDHLYVQSTIERDPITNTNDAMLEFYRKLRPGDPPTLDNARTFLNGLLFSNRRYDLGKVGRYKLNKRLGLDISLEHRTLTKEDIAKVVATMIRVNNGIEHADDIDHLGNRRIKTVGELIQNQLRIGLLRMERVVRERMSVRDPEQVAPALLVNIRPVVAAIREFFGGSQLSQFMQQTNPLDELTHKRRLSALGPGGLRRERAGFDVRDVHHSHYGRICPIETPEGPNIGLIGSLATYAEVNQFGFIETPYRRIVKAVKNDGKEAVGRKSFERVADDAGHVIVDAGAEIDAAAARRLARLSLSEVHIVPFVSADVDRLSADEEEHYTIAQANALLNVQNEFVEGRISCRRGPDFVEETPDKIDFMDVSPKQIVSVSAALIPFLEHDDANRALMGSNMQRQAVPLLRPEAPIVGTGMERVAAVDSGQVIIAEEAGEVVSATSRTIRVKSGRTVRAYDLRRFSRSNQSTCIDQRPIVFKGQQVEKGQAIADSSSTDNGELALGQNVLVAFLSWDGGNFEDALLVSEEIVRDDKFSSIHIEKHEVEARDTKLGPEEITRDIPNVGEDALKDLDEEGIIRIGADVGPGDILVGKITPKGETELTPEEKLLRAIFGEKAREVKDSSLRLPHGEKGKVVDIKVFTRDEHPDMSAGVDKLVRISIAQRRKVTQGDKMAGRHGNKGVISRIVPIEDMPYLGDGTPVQIILNPLGVPARMNIGQILEAHLGLAARGLGFRAISPVFDGAREIQIEGELARAWLMERAWTECTARAWQYLQEQGANVEAMKDDDAARTEYLKHLRREDRALDPSSVATSRRTYVAHWLREKGHEPKEILMFEDESRSDELRFEAAEKATDVCLRLWMADNGHKVGAHPRDLRADAEKLSMQLGLPVPTSGKTKLYDGKTGDAYDHPVTVGVVQIMKLAHLVEDKVHARSTGPYSLVTQQPLGGKAQFGGQRFGEMEVWALEAYGAAHTLQEMLTVKSDDVTGRVKTYEAIVKGEHIEEPGIPESFRVLVKELQSLGLSVEVMDREGQVVQFGKEHEEKPTPRLALGMGATFSDIDMS; from the coding sequence ATGAGCAATGGCTCCTTGAGTTCCACCGTGCCGACCAAATCATACGCCCGCATTCCGACCGTTCACCCGCTGCCCACGTTGATCGAAGTCCAGCTCGATTCGTTTGAGTGGTTCCGCCGCGAGGGCCTGCGCGAGTTGTTCGACGAAATCTCGCCAATCACGTCTTTTAACAAGAATCTCGAACTCTCGTTCCTCGACTATCGCTTCGAGGAACCCAAATACAGCGAAACCGAATGCCGCGTGCGCGATATGACGTTCGCCGCGCCGCTGTGGGTCAAAGTGCGCCTCGTCAACAAAGAGACGGGCGAAGTCCAGGAGCAGGATGTGTTCATGGGCGATTTCCCGCTCATGACGAAAAACGGCACATTCGTTATCAACGGCGCCGAGCGTGTGGTCGTCTCGCAGTTGATCCGCTCGCCGGGTGTGTACTTCCAGGCTGACGAAGACCGTGCCAGCGGCCGCCAACTAGCCACGGCCAAACTGATCCCGAGCCGCGGCGCCTGGCTGGAATTCGAGACGTCGAAGCGCGACGTGCTGTCGGTCAAGGTCGATCGCAAGCGCAAGATCCCGGCGACGGTGCTGCTGCGCGCGGTGGGCTTCGGCAGCAACGAGGAGTTGCTCGCGCAGTTCACCGAGGTGGACACCGGGCCGGACCACCTGTACGTCCAGTCCACGATCGAGCGCGACCCGATCACCAACACGAACGATGCGATGCTGGAGTTCTATCGCAAGCTCCGGCCGGGCGACCCGCCGACGCTCGACAACGCGCGCACGTTCCTGAACGGCCTACTGTTCAGCAACCGCCGCTACGACCTGGGCAAGGTCGGCCGCTACAAGCTGAACAAGCGGCTGGGGCTGGATATCTCGCTGGAGCATCGCACGCTGACCAAGGAAGACATCGCCAAGGTCGTGGCGACGATGATCCGCGTCAACAACGGCATCGAGCACGCCGACGATATCGACCACCTCGGCAATCGCCGCATCAAGACGGTCGGCGAGCTGATTCAGAACCAACTGCGCATCGGCCTGCTGCGCATGGAGCGCGTGGTGCGTGAGCGCATGTCGGTGCGCGACCCGGAGCAGGTGGCGCCGGCGCTGCTGGTGAACATCCGGCCGGTCGTCGCCGCCATCCGCGAGTTCTTCGGCGGCTCGCAGTTGTCGCAGTTCATGCAGCAAACGAACCCGCTCGACGAATTGACGCACAAGCGCCGCCTCTCGGCGCTGGGCCCGGGCGGCCTGCGCCGCGAGCGCGCCGGTTTCGACGTGCGCGACGTGCATCACTCGCACTACGGCCGCATCTGCCCGATTGAGACGCCGGAAGGCCCGAACATCGGCCTGATCGGCTCGCTGGCGACCTACGCCGAAGTCAACCAGTTCGGTTTCATCGAAACGCCCTACCGCCGGATTGTCAAGGCGGTCAAGAATGACGGCAAGGAAGCGGTCGGGCGCAAGTCGTTCGAGCGCGTGGCCGATGACGCCGGGCACGTCATCGTGGACGCCGGCGCGGAGATCGACGCGGCGGCGGCACGGCGCCTGGCGCGCCTGTCGTTATCCGAAGTGCACATCGTGCCGTTCGTGAGCGCCGACGTGGACCGCCTGAGCGCGGACGAAGAAGAGCACTACACGATCGCGCAGGCGAATGCGCTGCTGAACGTGCAGAACGAGTTCGTCGAAGGGCGCATCTCGTGCCGCCGTGGCCCAGACTTCGTCGAGGAAACGCCGGACAAGATCGACTTCATGGACGTGTCGCCGAAGCAGATCGTGTCGGTCTCGGCGGCATTGATCCCGTTCCTGGAGCATGACGACGCCAACCGCGCGCTGATGGGCTCGAACATGCAGCGCCAGGCCGTGCCGCTGCTGCGCCCCGAGGCGCCGATCGTCGGCACCGGCATGGAGCGCGTGGCGGCTGTGGACTCCGGTCAGGTGATCATCGCGGAGGAAGCGGGCGAGGTGGTCAGCGCGACGTCGCGCACCATCCGCGTCAAGTCCGGGCGCACCGTGCGCGCGTACGACCTGCGCCGCTTCAGCCGCTCGAACCAGAGCACCTGCATCGACCAGCGTCCGATTGTCTTCAAGGGCCAGCAGGTCGAGAAGGGGCAGGCGATCGCCGATTCGTCCTCGACGGACAACGGCGAGCTGGCGCTCGGCCAGAACGTGTTGGTCGCCTTCCTGTCGTGGGACGGCGGTAACTTCGAAGACGCGCTGCTCGTCAGCGAAGAGATCGTGCGCGACGACAAGTTCTCCTCGATTCACATCGAGAAGCACGAGGTCGAGGCGCGCGACACGAAGCTGGGTCCCGAGGAGATCACGCGCGACATCCCGAACGTCGGCGAGGACGCGCTGAAGGACCTCGACGAGGAAGGCATCATCCGCATCGGCGCCGATGTCGGGCCGGGCGACATCCTGGTCGGCAAGATCACGCCGAAGGGCGAGACGGAACTGACGCCGGAAGAGAAGCTGCTGCGCGCGATCTTCGGCGAGAAGGCGCGCGAGGTGAAGGACTCGTCGCTGCGCCTGCCGCACGGCGAAAAGGGCAAGGTCGTGGACATCAAGGTGTTCACGCGCGACGAGCACCCGGACATGTCGGCGGGTGTGGACAAACTCGTGCGCATCTCGATCGCGCAGCGCCGCAAGGTGACGCAGGGCGACAAGATGGCCGGCCGCCACGGCAACAAGGGCGTCATCAGCCGCATCGTGCCGATCGAGGACATGCCGTACCTCGGCGACGGCACGCCGGTGCAGATCATCCTGAACCCGCTGGGCGTGCCTGCCCGCATGAACATCGGCCAGATCCTGGAGGCGCACCTGGGCCTCGCGGCGCGCGGCCTCGGTTTCCGCGCGATCTCGCCCGTATTCGATGGCGCGCGCGAAATCCAGATCGAAGGCGAACTGGCCCGCGCGTGGCTGATGGAGCGCGCCTGGACCGAATGCACGGCGCGCGCCTGGCAGTACCTGCAGGAGCAGGGCGCCAACGTCGAGGCGATGAAGGACGACGACGCCGCGCGTACCGAGTACCTGAAGCACCTGCGGCGCGAAGATCGCGCGCTGGATCCGTCGTCGGTCGCGACGAGCCGCCGCACGTATGTGGCACACTGGCTGCGCGAGAAGGGCCACGAGCCGAAAGAGATCCTGATGTTCGAGGATGAGTCGCGCAGCGATGAGTTGCGCTTCGAAGCGGCCGAGAAGGCCACCGACGTCTGCCTGCGGCTGTGGATGGCCGACAACGGCCACAAGGTCGGGGCGCACCCGCGCGACCTGCGCGCCGATGCCGAGAAGCTCAGCATGCAGCTCGGCTTGCCGGTGCCAACCTCCGGCAAGACCAAGCTGTATGACGGCAAGACCGGCGATGCGTACGACCACCCGGTGACGGTCGGCGTCGTGCAGATCATGAAGCTGGCGCACCTGGTCGAAGACAAAGTGCACGCCCGCTCGACGGGCCCTTACTCGCTCGTCACCCAGCAGCCGCTGGGCGGCAAGGCGCAGTTCGGCGGCCAGCGCTTCGGCGAAATGGAAGTGTGGGCGCTGGAAGCGTACGGCGCGGCGCATACGCTGCAGGAGATGCTGACGGTCAAGTCCGACGACGTGACCGGCCGCGTCAAGACGTACGAAGCGATCGTCAAGGGCGAGCACATCGAGGAGCCGGGCATCCCGGAATCGTTCCGCGTGCTGGTCAAAGAGTTGCAGTCGCTGGGCCTCTCGGTCGAAGTCATGGACCGCGAGGGGCAGGTGGTGCAGTTCGGCAAGGAGCACGAGGAGAAGCCAACCCCGCGCCTGGCGCTGGGCATGGGCGCCACGTTCTCCGATATCGACATGTCGTAG
- the rpsL gene encoding 30S ribosomal protein S12 produces MPTINQLVRKGRKSKSSKSKAPALSFTFNARDNRRTFRPKGSPFKRGVCTLVKTMTPKKPNSALRKIARVRLTNGIEVTAYIPGEGHSLQEHSVVLIRGGRVKDLPGVRYHVVRGTLDTGGVDKRRRGRSKYGSKRPKESAAAAS; encoded by the coding sequence TTGCCGACCATCAATCAGCTGGTGCGGAAGGGCCGAAAATCAAAGAGCAGCAAGTCCAAAGCGCCAGCGCTGTCGTTCACGTTTAACGCGCGCGACAACCGTCGCACGTTCCGTCCGAAGGGTTCGCCGTTCAAGCGCGGCGTGTGCACCCTCGTCAAGACCATGACGCCGAAGAAACCGAACTCGGCGCTGCGCAAGATTGCGCGCGTGCGCCTGACGAACGGCATCGAAGTGACCGCCTACATCCCGGGCGAAGGCCACAGCCTGCAGGAGCACTCGGTCGTGCTCATCCGCGGCGGCCGCGTCAAGGACCTGCCGGGTGTGCGCTACCACGTGGTGCGCGGCACGCTCGACACGGGCGGCGTGGACAAGCGTCGTCGCGGCCGCTCGAAGTACGGCTCCAAGCGGCCCAAGGAGTCGGCCGCCGCTGCCTCGTAG
- the rpsG gene encoding 30S ribosomal protein S7 produces MTRKGYKKHNRAQPDPKFKSETLTAFVNRLMFSGKKSTALTIMYRSFDLIEGRMKKPGLEVFEQALKNASPLLEVRPRRVGGATYQVPMEIRGDRRNALAMRWLISSARTRPGKSMAEKLANELMDAAQGQGNTIKKKEEVHKMADANKAFSHFRW; encoded by the coding sequence ATGACGCGCAAAGGGTACAAGAAGCACAATCGGGCGCAGCCCGATCCGAAGTTCAAGAGCGAAACGCTGACCGCGTTCGTCAACCGGCTCATGTTCAGCGGCAAGAAGAGCACGGCGCTGACGATCATGTACCGCTCGTTCGACCTGATCGAGGGGCGCATGAAGAAGCCGGGTCTCGAAGTGTTCGAGCAGGCGCTCAAGAACGCCAGCCCGCTGCTGGAAGTGCGCCCGCGCCGCGTGGGCGGCGCCACGTACCAGGTGCCGATGGAAATTCGCGGCGACCGCCGCAATGCGCTGGCGATGCGCTGGTTGATTTCGTCGGCGCGCACGCGCCCCGGCAAGTCGATGGCCGAGAAGCTGGCCAACGAGCTGATGGACGCCGCGCAGGGCCAGGGCAACACCATCAAGAAGAAGGAAGAAGTGCACAAGATGGCCGACGCCAACAAGGCGTTCAGCCACTTCCGCTGGTAA